The Plasmodium vivax chromosome 13, whole genome shotgun sequence nucleotide sequence GGGGGCTATTCCACTTCGGTGTCGTCGTAGGTGTCCGAGGCATCCTCGTAGGCCTGCCTGGAGGGCTGCCATATGTGCAACGTGTTGTCTTCGCTGATGGAGGAGATcatctggggggggagaagtgggtGTGATGGAGCAGTGAtagaagggggggaattccGCGGCGGGGCAGCAGGTCAGGCAAGCCACCGCTCCTCGcgccgctaacgccgctaacacgGCTAACACCGCCAACCCCGCCAACCCCGCTAATCCCGCTGCTCCCGCGAACTGACCATGGAGTAGGAGGAGTTGAGGGAGAAGTCCAGGACGTTGGAGGCGTGGCCGCCGTGAATGAAAATGAGCTCGGGGGGGCCGTCCTGCGAGTCCTCGTACGTCTGCTCAATGCCAATTTTGTTagtatcaaaaaaataaatgtatttatcactggaggaggaggagagaaTCCCCGGCTGGTACTTATCCCACTGTAGCTTTATAATAGTCTCCTTATGAGAAATAATTCTGTGTAGGGACTTGTTGGTAAACCGAATGTCCCACAAGTCTATTTCTTTGTTCGTGCCACCTGTCGCGAAGATGTTCTTATTGTGCGGATTCACATCAATGGAGTTTAAGGTGCAGGTGGTAGCCTTGATGGTGGTCACCGCACTTTTGTCCCTGATGtcgtatatgtgtatgtgccCATTATCCGAAACGGTGAGGACGTTGTTGTCCTTCCAGCAGCAGTCTTGCAGAGGCACATTGTCGTTGAAGAATTTTACCAATGGGTGCACCACTCCTTTGCAGTTTGAGTCGTTCGAGCTGGTGCAGGCAAAATCACCGCCGCCGGCACCAGTCGCGCCCGTTACGGTAGCGCCGGTTACGGCAGCGCCGGGTGGGGTGGCTCCTAAGGGGGTTGCGCCTGTTATAGCTGCCCCTGCCGATGCGCCGGAGAGGCCCCCTCCCAAGGTGTTGACACCGCCAGAGCCACCGACACCCCCGCCAACCGGCGGGGCAGTCACATTCGCGGCGCTCGTCGCGCAGGAGGCACTCGCATTTATATCCCATATGCATAAATACGAATCATCAGCGCAGGAGGAAATTAAATTGTTATCTACCCCCCACTGAATGCCCCACCCCTGGTACAGGTGCCCCTTCAGTGTGTAATCAAAAGAGACAACAGAATTATTCTTCGCTTCATTCtcttcatatttataattacttaaatttaaaatgttaatatttccatcggaggagaagcaggcaATCACGTCCTTGTTTTGAGGGCTACAGGTgattttgttaatttcacACTCGTggtaaattttgttcttcattttgaaattctTGCTCGTGTCGTTGCAGGAGTTGTGTCTGTAGCTGTTTATCTTTTCGTAGTACAGGTTCGAGTGCGACAGCTCTTCGCTCGGCAGGCTCACCTGCGGGGGTTGCGGGGGTTGCAGGGGTTGCGGCGGTTGGCGGTGGTTGGCGGTGGTTTGGGGTGGTTTGCGGTGGTTGGCGGTGGTTTGGGGTGGTTTGCGGCGGTTGGCGGTGGTTTGGGGTGGTTTGCGGCGGTTGCGGCGGTTGGCGGTGGTTGGCGGTAGTTTGGGGTGGTTTGGGGTGGTTTGCGGCGGTTGGCGGTGGTTTGGGGTGATTTGCGGTGGTTTGCCCCTTTCCGCCGCGCTTACCTCCAGAATCAATATGTAGTTGTTTTTCTCCGTGGTGTAGGTACCCAGGATGAGGTCCTGGTTGTAAACGTCATCGTCACTCCTAACGGGttggcaaaaagggagagaaggagggaaaggaagaaagtaGGGCAGAAATGCACTTCGTTAGGATGCACTTCGTCCGGATGCACTCCCTTCTGATGCGCCTGCGGGGCCAGCTCGCGCGCGGCCCCCGACCATGGCGCCACCGCGACCTACCTGCACACGCTGGGCACCCACTCGATGAAGAGCGAGGGCCACTCGCACGTGTAAATCATAATCACGTTGTAAAGCAGGAGGGTGTTGTACTGCCAGTACTTGTGGTTGTCCACACTGGAATTCACGTAGTTGTGTTTtgcctcctcattttggtgGTTGATGTCACTTAGGGCGTTCAGGTGGCTCCCctgctttttcatttttctcgcCTTCCCGTTTGGTCATGTGCGTAGGTGTAAGTAGGAGCGTAACAGCGTAGGAGCGTAGGAGCGTAGGAGCGTTAGCGTAGGCAAGAGGGTGCGTGTTGGCAATAGCGTAAGCGTAGGAAGTGTGTAAGCGCAGGAAATGTGTAAGCGCAGGCAGACTGCCACCCAGTAGGTTAGACGGACGAACGGACGCCTCAGCGGATTCCCCACAAGGGTACGATTGGCTAGCGGCTCATATTGTATCACCCATGAACGGcgaaaatcgaaaaaaaaaaaaaaaaaaaaaaactaaacaaTGGAAGTATGCAGGGGGAGTAGGCAGGAGAATAACAAAAGCTAAAGTGCTGCGCAAGTGAGGCGTAACTGCGATGTAACCGCGATGTAACCGCGATGTAGCCGCGATACAGCCGCGATACAGGTGCGACGTAGCTGAGGCGCGCGTGTAAAATTAGCGAAAGGGAACTCTCCATTTCCTGGAACATTACTCCCTTCACTtggttttttcctttgctctCATCAcccttggaaaaaaaaaaaaaaaaaaaaaaaggcaggcAGGCAGGAACAACAAAAGGTTTTATCTTTTGCACAAAGAAGCAAAGGAACGAATGACGAagatttttatatgtacattccTCGTGGTGTTTTTCCGCTCTCTtaatctgtttttttttttcttctttttttctttttttttcccttttcgcgtttattttatattatttcacCTTTCGCAGGGAGAAACACAAGCAAGGGTTACGAGCACGCGAAAAGTTAGTGTTTGTGTTAGTGTCATTGTTAGTGTTTGTGTTATTGTTAGTGTCAGCGCCAGCGCCAGTGCCAGTGTTAGTGGCCCAATTTTTGCgtgcccatttttacacGCACATAGTGGCATGTACCTCCTCCACCTGGTCATTTTCATGTGTACTTTTTCTTTGTGCAAATAATTTGCATTTTGAGGGATTgcacagaagaaaaaaaaaaaaaaggaagcgagAAAAATGTGTTTGCCTTTTGGGTTTGTCGTTCAGTGCTTAGCCTTCGGGGATGACCGCTTTAAGGCTCGGGGGCGGGGAAGTTACCCATTCGGTGTTTAGCCCGTAGAGTTACCCTTCAATAGATAATGTTCTTAGGGGAGGTAATCTCTCcgcaaaggagaaagaaagGCTTTCTCCCACGTGGCACAATCGTTGGGGGTCTCCCCACCACTCCAGGCGACGCGAAAGAATGAGCTACTCATTTGGTATGCCTCGCGAAGGGTGTGCTGATGAGTATGCTCGGCACACCTTACAGAGGGGGGCGCCACGAGTGCAGAGAGCGTGCCATTGCGCTTGCGCACCCAGGCGAAGTGGGCAAAGTTGGCAAAGCTAGCAAAGCTCGAGTAAGTTAGGCACAGCTGGATGAAGCTTTTCCAGCTTCGCCAACTAAGCCCTCCCTCGAGGGAGCTTGCTCTGTAGGGGTGTGTGCAGGGAACCCGCCTTTGCATACGCCGTGCAACTGCTCTCCGACGCGGGGTTTCCAACCGGCCAAACGGTAAGGAGGCATATGTCGCTACTCAGCTGGGAACTCTCTCTCCTTTGGAAAGCACTTCTAAGCCAGCTCGGCTAAACGTTCCGATCTCAAGCTGGAAGAACAAATGCGTAACTTCGGTTAATCGGCCGAGGGAACCTCACCGAAGAGACTGCCATTTGGAAGTTCCCCATTGGGCTCTTTCGCATCTCCTCAGTTGTATCTTCCATAGGTTAgtacgccaaaaaaaaaaaaaacaataaaaatgcaaacaaCAGGCAAGCAAAATCTGCAAGGTGGTCATTCCCCATGCCTGCTATCCGTTTTACCCCACGGGGGGAACAAtctaaaaaaagcaaaagcaaaaacataagaaaacgaaaaagaaaaaaaaacgaaaggcAATTAAAATGATCCTCTCATTATTTAATCTCCCGCCAAGTGGAACACCCCGGGGAGGAATCGTTTCCACCCCGTTTGGTGAAACTAACGGTTGGGGCGTCGCCGCACCCAAAATGGGGTGGAGCAACCCCGCCGTGGGGCACCGTTCTGCTACGTTACCTTACGTTATGATACGTTACGTTATGTTGATGGCTCCCCCCGAATGGGTGAAGTATATTTGGGGAGATGTGTGCAGCGTTTGCGGGTGAGGAAATTTACTATTAAGCCCTCCACTGCCCTGTCGTTGCGTCGCCAATCTCCTGCTTacccattttgatttttccccGTCGCCCTCCGATCCGTTAACCCCGAGGGGAGCCCCTCCCCGATGCGCTTCAGTGTGCGGGTGatgcacaaaagggggacacacaagtggaaaaaaaacgtcgcAGAAAGGTACAAAATCAGAAAGGCATAAAAGCACAAAAGCCATGTTatgcgttttaaaaaaataaatagccACTCCTCTCTACCGAAGTTCACTAAGCAGGAAGTGACACGCGTGCAGACCGCTGCAGGGGGAGGTCTCGCAAAgtattttctcctccccagcgaaaaaaaaaaaaggaagcaaaaaagggaaaaacaaatccCCGTTCACCTTACCTTCAAAACTCGcttaacgaaaaaaaaacaaaacaacaTCGCCGATGAGGACACATCCCCGTGGCGTACTCCAAAGCGCAGGGACGCACGATGAGCCACTGTCTAGCAGCGAGCATCTcctctctccccctcccGTGCCCctccacatgtgcacaccTCGATCGgaggcgcgaaaaaaaaaaaaaaatgagcgaacGAGCGAGCTACGGAGCGAGGCAACGGATAAgcagggagaaaaaaatgtcgcTCATCCAAAGGGGTCCACGCGCGTACAGGAAGAGATGGATGAGGGAATGAATGGGCCACCGTGCTAATAGTGAAGGATTCCCAACGTAGTGCTGGCTAATTGCTGGCAAACTGCTGCCGTACTGCCGTATCGCCGCTCTACCGCCGGCGAAGCGTCTCTAACGCGCACAGCTGCACTCCCCTGGGaatcccccccccgtggatTTGACCAACCCAGCAGGATGAACGAAAGTAAAAAGTTGGACATCATTCGGAGCATGCTGCACACCCTGCTGGGGGACCCGGagaaagaaaggaaagacgacgatgatgtgggggaggaggaggaaggggaaggcGCACCAGATGGAAATAACAATCCACACCACTTCGCCCCACGAGGGGACCATCGCAACGTTTGCAATGCCAcagagaaggagaaaaaagaaaaaaaaaatttgaaaaaaaaatatgtagagAAATCCAAAAAAGTCATATCTTTTTAcagaaaatatatgaacaagtcagaaCAAAAAGAGCTGGAAAAATACGCCAATCTGTATGACAtcgttttaaataattccTTCGAACAAACAGAAAGGGACAGCATAGACACGTATATGTATTGCAATGTCTTCCCCATGTTAAAGAAAACGTTTGACGCGTTCGTTATCTATGTAGCTAAATTgaatgaacataaaaatgatgaaagtTACAAAcaggtaataaaaaatttcgacCCAATTGCACTGTTTTCACAGTATATTATACGCTTGACGGATGAGGACTTTTCCCAAAGTGATAAGGACGACACGCTGTTTGAAGAGGAACTTTCTGGGGGGTTCTCCGCAGGGGGAAgtttccaaaaaaaggggacactCCAATTGGACAAGCTTATCCATGACGAGTGCTTCGTTACCACTGGTGAGGTGTCCActgatgggaaaaaaaaagacgcagAAATGACCCAagttgaaaaagaaataaacgaTTTTTACAGCAACTATGACTTAGTCGCGGAAGAGAACAAACTGAAGAggacgcaaaaaaggagggaaattTTGAAATCCATTTATAGCAAGAAAAACGTCTTATCAGCTGAAGAAATAGCCTTATATAATGCCTACTATGAGGAGCGTATAAAGGTGAGGGGCAAGAAGGTGCTGGCTGGCAGGCGCGACTCGTCGCTCAGCCTGAACTTCGCTGCGACGAACTCGTTTGGCAACGTCGATGCGGCGCCCAGCGCGTTTAACATAACGCTCGAATTGGAGGggccgcgcggggggggaagtggcgACATAAACGGTGGGAGAAGTGGCGATGCGAAcgaggggagaagcggcaatGCTAAACCGCAGAAACGCCCAAAGGAGGACCCCCCGGGCGATGACCTCCCAAATGTAGAGGACGAAAACCTAGACGAACTAATCAAACAGCTGGAGAGAAGAGAAAGCTCCTACTTCGAAAAGAGGGTCCATTTTGTGCTAGACAAATGGGTgcgagaagaagaagggcgCAGACTCATAATCAACCAGAAGGACAAAATCAAACCCATCTTcgaagaatttaaaaagaaaaattacaccATCACAGATAAAGACATCATTCCATTGCTATTCTTTATagacaaaaaattattcctaAATTATACCCTCGTACAccaatataattttaacaatttcCACTACGTATTTTATTTGCACTCATCTTTTTACTGTTCAGATACGAACAGCATCACTTTTGAAGAGGTGTGGAGCTTCCTCGTTTCTAACTTGCCTCTAAATTTCCACTTATATAAGGAGGA carries:
- a CDS encoding chromatin assembly factor 1 p55 subunit, putative (encoded by transcript PVX_084870A), which codes for MKKQGSHLNALSDINHQNEEAKHNYVNSSVDNHKYWQYNTLLLYNVIMIYTCEWPSLFIEWVPSVCRSDDDVYNQDLILGTYTTEKNNYILILEVSLPSEELSHSNLYYEKINSYRHNSCNDTSKNFKMKNKIYHECEINKITCSPQNKDVIACFSSDGNINILNLSNYKYEENEAKNNSVVSFDYTLKGHLYQGWGIQWGVDNNLISSCADDSYLCIWDINASASCATSAANVTAPPVGGGVGGSGGVNTLGGGLSGASAGAAITGATPLGATPPGAAVTGATVTGATGAGGGDFACTSSNDSNCKGVVHPLVKFFNDNVPLQDCCWKDNNVLTVSDNGHIHIYDIRDKSAVTTIKATTCTLNSIDVNPHNKNIFATGGTNKEIDLWDIRFTNKSLHRIISHKETIIKLQWDKYQPGILSSSSSDKYIYFFDTNKIGIEQTYEDSQDGPPELIFIHGGHASNVLDFSLNSSYSMMISSISEDNTLHIWQPSRQAYEDASDTYDDTEVE
- a CDS encoding hypothetical protein, conserved (encoded by transcript PVX_084875A), with amino-acid sequence MNESKKLDIIRSMLHTLLGDPEKERKDDDDVGEEEEGEGAPDGNNNPHHFAPRGDHRNVCNATEKEKKEKKNLKKKYVEKSKKVISFYRKYMNKSEQKELEKYANLYDIVLNNSFEQTERDSIDTYMYCNVFPMLKKTFDAFVIYVAKLNEHKNDESYKQVIKNFDPIALFSQYIIRLTDEDFSQSDKDDTLFEEELSGGFSAGGSFQKKGTLQLDKLIHDECFVTTGEVSTDGKKKDAEMTQVEKEINDFYSNYDLVAEENKLKRTQKRREILKSIYSKKNVLSAEEIALYNAYYEERIKVRGKKVLAGRRDSSLSLNFAATNSFGNVDAAPSAFNITLELEGPRGGGSGDINGGRSGDANEGRSGNAKPQKRPKEDPPGDDLPNVEDENLDELIKQLERRESSYFEKRVHFVLDKWVREEEGRRLIINQKDKIKPIFEEFKKKNYTITDKDIIPLLFFIDKKLFLNYTLVHQYNFNNFHYVFYLHSSFYCSDTNSITFEEVWSFLVSNLPLNFHLYKEDILLGLEKFYRKKKMIRNFQFTITFVRNFLLFLLMDMFLFLSPGSCVASKLGLSGGVSSLAEVGSLGAFP